Proteins encoded within one genomic window of Saccharopolyspora pogona:
- a CDS encoding amidohydrolase family protein encodes MPGLMIDVHQHLWPAEFIDALRARANPPLLRGWTLHVAGEPPFEVDPADHEPVKRAAREDGIAVISLSSPLAIEWLPPEEAGPLLDAWHRGALELPDPFRVWAAANVLEPDAEVVRDALGSGCVGLQIPADAMRKPADVECIAPLLAVCEQHDRPVMVHPGAATCPPGVPGWWPPVVDYVAQMQAAWWSWHVAGRALLPELRICFAAGAGLAPVHHERLVARGGAFDRIDPDVFVDTSSYGPRGVDALVRVLGIDPVVLGSDRPYAEPTDPGLGEAASRAIRCSNPRRLLEGGLP; translated from the coding sequence GTGCCCGGATTGATGATCGACGTGCACCAGCACCTGTGGCCTGCGGAATTCATCGACGCGTTGCGCGCACGGGCGAATCCGCCGCTGCTGCGCGGCTGGACCCTGCACGTGGCGGGCGAGCCGCCGTTCGAGGTGGACCCGGCCGACCACGAACCGGTGAAGCGCGCGGCCCGGGAAGACGGGATTGCGGTCATTTCGCTGTCCAGCCCGCTGGCCATCGAATGGCTGCCGCCGGAGGAAGCGGGCCCGCTGCTGGACGCATGGCATCGTGGCGCGCTGGAGCTGCCCGATCCGTTCCGGGTGTGGGCCGCGGCCAACGTGCTGGAACCCGACGCCGAGGTGGTGCGGGACGCGCTCGGCAGCGGATGCGTCGGCCTGCAGATCCCGGCCGACGCCATGCGGAAACCCGCTGACGTGGAATGCATCGCCCCGCTGCTCGCGGTGTGCGAGCAGCACGACCGACCGGTCATGGTGCACCCCGGCGCAGCGACTTGCCCGCCTGGCGTGCCCGGGTGGTGGCCGCCGGTCGTCGACTACGTGGCGCAGATGCAGGCGGCGTGGTGGTCCTGGCACGTCGCGGGCCGCGCGCTGCTGCCGGAGTTGCGGATCTGCTTCGCCGCCGGAGCGGGGCTGGCACCCGTGCACCACGAGCGACTGGTGGCCAGGGGCGGGGCGTTCGACCGCATCGACCCGGATGTGTTCGTCGACACGTCGTCGTACGGGCCGCGCGGGGTGGACGCGCTGGTCCGGGTGCTCGGGATCGACCCGGTCGTCCTCGGCAGCGACCGCCCCTACGCCGAGCCGACCGATCCCGGCCTGGGGGAAGCCGCCTCCCGGGCCATCCGCTGTTCGAACCCGCGTCGCCTGCTCGAAGGAGGACTACCGTGA
- a CDS encoding cysteine dioxygenase has translation MIGESHATVEVPARRALPIGEVPTGFTLETLPGRCLDPRELLGLVADLARRPELWRHHVAFSDYKRHYASLHRDAHVDVWVLCWMPENDTGWHDHDISSFAVAVAGGALVEHNLAVAGPSLATEVGAGFVFGCGPEHIHRLTGKERRSVSIHAYSPPLWRMGQYAVSGGVIRRVSVSYAEELRPIDDTALI, from the coding sequence GTGATCGGCGAATCTCACGCGACTGTCGAAGTGCCTGCCCGGCGAGCGCTCCCGATCGGCGAGGTGCCAACCGGTTTCACCCTCGAAACCCTGCCCGGCCGCTGCCTGGACCCGCGCGAGCTGCTCGGCCTGGTCGCGGACCTGGCGCGCCGACCGGAGCTGTGGCGGCACCACGTCGCTTTCAGCGACTACAAGCGGCATTACGCATCGCTACACCGGGACGCGCACGTCGACGTGTGGGTTCTGTGCTGGATGCCGGAGAACGACACGGGCTGGCACGACCACGACATCTCCTCGTTCGCGGTCGCGGTGGCCGGGGGTGCGCTCGTCGAGCACAACCTGGCGGTGGCCGGGCCGAGCTTGGCGACCGAGGTCGGCGCCGGCTTCGTGTTCGGCTGCGGCCCCGAGCACATCCACCGGCTCACGGGCAAAGAGCGCAGGAGCGTCTCGATCCACGCGTACTCCCCACCGCTGTGGCGGATGGGGCAGTACGCCGTGTCCGGCGGCGTGATCCGGCGAGTTTCCGTGTCGTACGCCGAGGAGCTGCGTCCCATCGACGACACAGCCCTCATCTGA
- a CDS encoding aromatic amino acid ammonia-lyase — translation MTAVQGAVRAGNPVLLGGPELAAEDVVRIADGLGVGASPAALDRLRKRWLNARKPVPQPVYGRTTGVGANRAEVVPGSAAHGMRLLRSHASGIGNLLPERDVRAMLAVRVNQVLRGAALQPAIAEAMVTALNAGTCPEVHEHGAVGTGDLGPLAELGLALAGEASWAGGGRPPDPVIMTDGDALALISSNALTIAQAALAAEEVHGLLDATAPIAALTLLAVDGSTEPFAPEVHAGRPHAGAARVAADMLALLGGAVTAGRRIQDPFGLRCFPQVHGPALEAWADIDSVLAVELNAAGENPLITDLQVRHHGGFHAAQLALALDRLRLAMLSTAQLSAGRLSLLTDPEMTCLRPFLATGPPGSSGIMLLEYGVGSALAELRNAAYPATVGHVVLSRGAEEHASFASQAARQSRRAAEAHRLVLACELVAAVRALRLRGAGPAQPVRAVYRRACGALDPDARDRPLSADVSAAAAIIDEIARIGRRLVRAGAGAD, via the coding sequence GTGACTGCCGTTCAGGGTGCGGTGCGCGCCGGAAATCCCGTGCTCCTCGGCGGTCCAGAACTGGCCGCTGAGGACGTGGTTCGGATCGCGGACGGCCTTGGGGTCGGCGCGTCACCGGCCGCGTTGGACCGCCTCCGAAAGCGTTGGCTGAACGCGCGGAAGCCCGTGCCGCAGCCGGTGTACGGGCGCACCACCGGCGTCGGTGCCAACCGTGCAGAAGTGGTGCCCGGAAGCGCGGCGCACGGGATGCGGCTGCTTCGCAGCCATGCCAGCGGAATCGGGAACCTGCTGCCCGAACGAGACGTCCGGGCGATGCTGGCGGTCCGGGTGAACCAGGTCCTGCGCGGTGCCGCGCTGCAACCCGCTATCGCCGAAGCAATGGTCACCGCGCTCAACGCCGGTACCTGTCCGGAGGTGCACGAGCACGGCGCCGTCGGGACCGGCGATCTCGGCCCGTTGGCCGAACTCGGGCTCGCTCTCGCGGGAGAGGCGAGTTGGGCAGGTGGGGGACGGCCGCCGGATCCGGTCATCATGACCGACGGCGACGCCCTGGCGTTGATCAGCAGTAACGCCCTGACCATCGCCCAGGCGGCGCTGGCGGCGGAGGAGGTGCACGGGCTTCTTGATGCGACCGCTCCGATCGCCGCGCTGACCTTGCTCGCCGTCGATGGGTCGACCGAGCCGTTCGCGCCTGAGGTGCACGCAGGGCGGCCGCACGCCGGAGCGGCCCGGGTCGCCGCCGACATGCTGGCATTGCTCGGCGGGGCGGTGACTGCTGGACGCAGGATCCAGGACCCGTTCGGTCTGCGGTGCTTCCCACAGGTCCACGGCCCCGCGTTGGAGGCCTGGGCCGACATCGACTCGGTCTTGGCCGTGGAACTCAACGCCGCAGGCGAGAATCCGCTGATCACCGACCTGCAGGTTCGGCACCACGGCGGGTTCCACGCCGCCCAGCTCGCCCTCGCGCTGGACCGGCTGCGGCTGGCGATGCTCTCGACCGCGCAACTGTCGGCAGGGAGGCTGTCGCTGCTCACCGACCCCGAGATGACCTGCCTGCGCCCGTTCCTGGCCACCGGCCCGCCGGGCAGCTCGGGAATCATGCTGCTCGAGTACGGCGTTGGTTCCGCCTTGGCCGAGCTGCGCAACGCCGCTTATCCCGCGACGGTGGGCCACGTGGTGCTTTCCAGGGGCGCCGAAGAACACGCGAGTTTCGCCTCGCAGGCGGCCAGGCAGTCCCGCCGCGCGGCGGAGGCGCACCGGCTCGTCCTGGCTTGCGAACTGGTGGCCGCGGTCCGCGCGCTCCGGTTGCGCGGGGCTGGCCCTGCGCAACCGGTCCGGGCGGTTTACCGACGGGCTTGCGGCGCGCTCGATCCGGATGCCCGGGATCGCCCGTTGTCCGCCGATGTCTCGGCCGCTGCCGCGATCATCGACGAGATCGCCCGGATCGGCCGACGGCTCGTTCGGGCAGGAGCAGGCGCGGATTGA
- a CDS encoding transposase, with protein MNIVVQVKLEPDATQVSVLESTLYALNKQANKVSEVAFDRDVKRNYDLRKLTYNDLREAGIGSQAAQHIIKKVCDAYVTLKANIKAGNLGTQGSQRRVKAESKPISFRLDSAHPYDARNLSFALEKKTISLWTLEGRMKNIPFTGSEHGLAKLARFKRGECDLMRRDGMWLLAVTVDIPDTERYEPTGFIGVDLGIVNIATASSDPAG; from the coding sequence ATGAACATTGTCGTGCAGGTGAAGCTTGAGCCGGATGCCACGCAGGTATCCGTGCTGGAGTCGACCCTGTACGCACTCAACAAGCAAGCGAACAAGGTCTCCGAGGTCGCTTTCGACCGCGACGTGAAGCGCAACTACGACCTGCGCAAACTGACCTACAACGACCTCCGCGAAGCCGGGATCGGATCCCAGGCCGCGCAGCACATCATCAAGAAGGTGTGCGACGCCTACGTAACCTTGAAGGCGAACATCAAGGCCGGGAACCTCGGCACACAAGGATCCCAGCGCCGCGTCAAAGCGGAGTCGAAGCCCATCTCCTTCCGCCTGGACAGCGCGCACCCCTACGACGCGCGGAATCTGTCCTTCGCGCTGGAGAAAAAGACCATCTCCCTGTGGACCCTTGAAGGGCGGATGAAAAACATCCCCTTCACCGGCTCCGAACACGGCCTTGCGAAGCTCGCCCGGTTCAAGCGGGGCGAGTGTGACCTGATGCGCCGTGACGGCATGTGGTTGCTCGCCGTCACTGTGGACATCCCCGACACCGAACGGTACGAGCCGACCGGGTTCATCGGTGTGGATCTCGGCATCGTCAACATTGCCACCGCCAGCAGCGATCCTGCTGGCTAA
- a CDS encoding IS110 family RNA-guided transposase translates to MTQESPRIIGGVDSHGQTHHGAVIDQVGRHLADKEFPTTTDGYRRLLEWMRSHGELVAIGVEGTGAYGAELARVLTASGISVIEVDRPDRKTRRLRGKSDSIDAYAAATAVLAERATGIPKSRDGVVEAIRALRVARTSAVKARTQAINQIRSLLVSAPAVLREQITGLNTAALITTLARLRPGQDLAHPPTATRAALRLLARRYQALDTEIAELDNAIAPLTQQACPDLLELRGVGTQTAGTLLAAAGDNPERMRSEAAFAHLTGAAPIPASSGRTDRHRLDRGGNRSANNALYTIVLVRMRHDERTRAYVERRTQEGLTKKDIIRCLKRYVAREIYHALTTTPTTQQTPPKTPTTAA, encoded by the coding sequence ATGACGCAAGAAAGCCCGCGGATCATCGGCGGAGTCGATTCCCATGGCCAGACCCATCACGGCGCGGTGATCGACCAGGTGGGCCGGCACCTGGCCGACAAGGAGTTCCCCACCACCACCGATGGCTACCGGCGGCTACTGGAATGGATGCGGTCGCATGGTGAGCTCGTCGCGATCGGGGTCGAGGGAACCGGTGCCTACGGCGCCGAACTCGCCCGGGTACTCACCGCCTCTGGCATCAGCGTCATCGAGGTGGATCGCCCCGACCGTAAAACCCGTCGCCTGAGAGGAAAATCAGACTCGATCGATGCCTACGCCGCAGCCACCGCGGTGCTGGCCGAACGCGCCACCGGCATCCCGAAAAGCCGTGACGGTGTGGTCGAGGCCATCCGCGCCCTGCGCGTGGCCCGCACCAGCGCGGTCAAAGCCCGCACCCAGGCGATCAACCAGATCCGTTCACTGCTGGTCTCCGCACCGGCGGTGCTACGCGAGCAGATCACCGGCCTGAACACCGCCGCACTGATCACCACCCTGGCCCGGCTACGACCCGGCCAGGACCTGGCCCACCCGCCGACGGCCACCCGCGCCGCCCTGCGCCTACTGGCACGGCGCTACCAGGCCCTCGACACCGAGATCGCCGAACTCGACAACGCCATCGCCCCGCTGACCCAACAGGCCTGCCCGGACCTGCTGGAACTCCGCGGCGTCGGCACCCAGACCGCCGGTACCCTCCTGGCCGCCGCCGGCGACAACCCTGAACGCATGCGCTCCGAAGCCGCATTCGCCCACCTCACCGGAGCCGCCCCCATCCCCGCCTCCTCCGGCCGCACCGACCGCCACCGCCTCGACCGCGGCGGCAACCGCTCCGCCAACAATGCCCTCTACACCATCGTCCTGGTCCGCATGCGCCACGACGAACGAACCCGCGCCTACGTCGAACGCCGCACCCAGGAAGGACTCACGAAAAAAGACATCATCCGCTGCCTCAAACGCTACGTCGCCCGCGAGATCTACCACGCACTCACCACCACCCCCACAACACAACAAACCCCTCCAAAAACCCCCACAACCGCCGCTTGA
- a CDS encoding transposase, which produces MTSCHRSWLIRSAGLPEIRRCLDELEAEEAAAAAAAAEKNTQARLHLQRVAIEPVPGRLPAGVDRVEAARARLERERARRQGEIDAYNAAVAAALAEGRPRPLGRRVSDPEGGKRMKKARAALEAALAAAEATSENNRTTTSNNGSNNGGKKEDTPPQRNVTDPDSRIMPTRRGWIQGFNAQFAVSADHVITTLGLSDNPADTGEFADMLTRTQATAEWLNTHRDTPEDIGTALFDAGYFSDDNLTHPGPDRLIAPGKSRHIQREAATNPASGPPPEGATPVEAMRHRLRTPEAATLYKKRGATVEPVNGLIKDRHRLRRFSLRGLAACLGELNLTAATHNLRRLFTTLHTTTT; this is translated from the coding sequence GTGACGAGCTGCCACCGGAGCTGGTTGATCCGGTCGGCCGGGCTGCCGGAGATCCGGCGTTGTCTGGACGAGCTGGAAGCCGAAGAGGCTGCCGCCGCCGCAGCAGCGGCCGAGAAGAACACCCAGGCTCGGTTGCATCTGCAACGGGTGGCCATCGAGCCGGTGCCTGGTCGTCTGCCGGCGGGGGTGGACCGTGTCGAGGCGGCGCGGGCCCGGCTGGAGCGGGAACGCGCCCGTCGCCAGGGCGAGATCGACGCCTACAACGCCGCGGTCGCCGCCGCGCTGGCGGAAGGCCGCCCACGGCCGCTGGGGCGGCGGGTCAGTGATCCCGAGGGCGGCAAACGGATGAAGAAAGCCCGCGCGGCGCTGGAGGCCGCACTCGCCGCAGCAGAGGCCACCAGCGAGAACAACCGGACCACAACCAGCAACAACGGCAGCAACAACGGCGGTAAGAAAGAGGACACGCCGCCGCAGCGCAACGTCACCGATCCCGACAGCAGGATCATGCCTACCCGGCGGGGCTGGATCCAGGGGTTCAATGCCCAGTTCGCGGTCTCAGCCGACCATGTCATCACCACGCTGGGACTGAGCGACAATCCCGCTGATACCGGCGAGTTCGCGGACATGCTCACCCGCACTCAGGCCACCGCCGAGTGGCTCAACACCCACCGTGACACCCCTGAGGACATCGGCACGGCCCTGTTCGACGCGGGCTACTTCAGCGACGACAACCTCACCCATCCCGGGCCGGACCGGCTGATCGCGCCAGGGAAATCCCGTCATATCCAGCGCGAGGCCGCCACCAATCCCGCCAGCGGCCCACCCCCTGAGGGCGCCACCCCCGTCGAGGCCATGCGTCACCGGCTGCGCACCCCCGAGGCAGCGACGCTCTACAAGAAACGCGGCGCCACCGTCGAACCTGTGAACGGCCTCATCAAAGACCGCCACCGACTCCGGCGGTTCAGCCTGCGCGGCCTGGCCGCTTGCCTCGGCGAACTCAACCTCACCGCCGCAACCCACAACCTCCGCCGCCTGTTCACCACCCTCCACACCACCACAACCTGA
- a CDS encoding MIP/aquaporin family protein: MSEENQRRHGYREGLGGELLAELLGTFVLILFGCASVAVAVAGLPGSGRQSDAFGPGNWLIIAFGWGFAVVFGVYVAGGVSGAHINPAVTLAFAVRRAFPWRKVVPYVAAQFVGAFLAAAVVYSVYSWAIDAFNAKAGLARNQSLDTFAIFATFPAKYFDGSWWGPFLDQIVGTAILVLLIFALIDTRNVAPSANLGPFMIGMVVTTIGLTFGPNAGYAINPARDFGPRLWTFVTGWGDIALPGSYQWFSNYFWIPIVGPLVGGVIGAVVYDLFIGQVLAARAAPPEPGRATEEAPEAQQ, translated from the coding sequence ATGTCCGAGGAAAATCAACGCCGTCACGGCTACCGGGAAGGACTCGGCGGCGAGTTGCTGGCCGAGCTCCTGGGAACCTTCGTCCTGATCCTGTTCGGGTGCGCATCGGTCGCCGTCGCGGTCGCGGGCCTGCCCGGTTCGGGACGCCAGTCCGACGCCTTCGGGCCGGGGAACTGGCTCATCATCGCGTTCGGTTGGGGATTCGCCGTGGTGTTCGGCGTCTACGTCGCCGGCGGCGTCAGCGGTGCGCACATCAACCCCGCGGTCACACTCGCGTTCGCGGTGCGGCGGGCCTTCCCGTGGCGGAAGGTCGTTCCGTACGTGGCGGCTCAGTTCGTGGGCGCGTTTCTGGCCGCAGCGGTGGTGTACTCCGTCTACAGCTGGGCGATCGATGCGTTCAACGCCAAGGCCGGCCTCGCCCGCAACCAGTCCTTGGACACGTTCGCGATCTTCGCGACGTTCCCCGCCAAGTACTTCGACGGATCGTGGTGGGGACCGTTCCTGGACCAGATCGTCGGCACCGCGATCCTGGTGCTGCTCATCTTCGCGCTCATCGACACTCGCAACGTCGCTCCGTCCGCCAACCTCGGGCCGTTCATGATCGGCATGGTCGTCACCACGATCGGCCTGACCTTCGGCCCGAACGCCGGTTACGCGATCAACCCGGCGCGCGACTTCGGGCCTCGGCTGTGGACGTTCGTAACAGGCTGGGGCGATATCGCGCTACCCGGGAGCTACCAGTGGTTCAGCAACTACTTCTGGATCCCGATCGTCGGGCCGCTCGTCGGGGGCGTCATCGGAGCCGTCGTCTACGACCTGTTCATCGGCCAGGTTTTGGCCGCCCGCGCCGCCCCGCCGGAACCGGGGCGGGCGACCGAGGAGGCACCCGAAGCGCAGCAGTAA
- a CDS encoding Nramp family divalent metal transporter, whose translation MGMTRIDAQQGPRPAVGQVLGRGRMRGALAMLGPAFIAAIAYVDPGNFSTNIGAGAEFGYALVWVVVLANLMAMPVQFLSAKIGVVTGKTLPEVCRERYPRPMRWGLWLQAEIVAMSTDLAEFVGAALGLYLLFGIPMMPAALITAVVAFALLGLQALGYRPFERAIAGLLLLIIAGFAYELLQIGVEPAQAISGLVPTLPSGSAYLAVGIVGATVMPHVVYLHSALTSRRVACSNDDDRRRVLRFERWDVVVALGLAGMINLSMLLVAAKLFHATGNTGISTIEDAHAGLATLTGGAAALVFAVALLASGISSSGVGTFAGQVVMAGFINFRIPLLLRRLITMVPALVVIALGMNTTDVLNFSQVVLSFGIPFALIPLLLVTRDRAVMGEFANPRWLTTVMTLITTLIVGLNCYLLYDQFIG comes from the coding sequence ATGGGCATGACCAGGATCGATGCGCAACAGGGCCCGCGACCGGCCGTCGGGCAGGTGCTCGGACGAGGCCGGATGCGCGGCGCGCTCGCGATGCTGGGGCCGGCATTCATCGCGGCGATCGCGTACGTCGACCCCGGCAACTTCTCGACGAACATCGGCGCCGGCGCGGAATTCGGTTACGCGCTGGTGTGGGTCGTGGTGCTGGCGAACCTGATGGCGATGCCGGTGCAGTTCCTGTCCGCCAAGATCGGCGTCGTCACCGGCAAGACCCTTCCCGAGGTGTGCCGGGAGCGGTATCCCCGGCCGATGCGGTGGGGGCTCTGGTTACAGGCGGAGATCGTCGCCATGTCCACCGACCTGGCCGAGTTCGTCGGCGCGGCTCTGGGCCTGTACCTGCTCTTCGGTATCCCGATGATGCCGGCGGCGCTGATCACCGCGGTGGTCGCGTTCGCGCTGCTGGGCCTGCAGGCGCTGGGCTACCGGCCCTTCGAGCGGGCGATCGCCGGGTTGCTGCTGCTGATCATCGCCGGTTTCGCCTACGAGCTGCTGCAGATCGGCGTGGAGCCGGCCCAGGCCATCTCCGGGTTGGTGCCGACGCTGCCCAGCGGCAGCGCCTACCTCGCGGTGGGGATCGTCGGCGCCACCGTGATGCCGCACGTCGTCTACCTGCACTCGGCGCTGACGAGCCGCCGGGTGGCGTGCTCGAACGACGACGACCGCCGCCGGGTGCTGCGTTTCGAGCGCTGGGACGTAGTCGTCGCGCTCGGCCTCGCCGGAATGATCAACCTGTCGATGCTGCTGGTCGCCGCGAAGCTCTTCCACGCCACCGGGAACACGGGCATCAGCACCATCGAGGACGCGCACGCGGGCCTCGCCACGCTCACCGGCGGTGCCGCGGCCCTGGTGTTCGCGGTCGCCCTGCTCGCGTCCGGGATCTCCTCGTCCGGCGTCGGCACCTTCGCCGGGCAGGTCGTCATGGCGGGGTTCATCAACTTCCGGATCCCGTTGCTCCTGCGCCGGTTGATCACGATGGTGCCCGCGCTCGTGGTCATCGCGCTCGGCATGAACACCACCGACGTCCTCAACTTCAGCCAGGTCGTGCTGAGCTTCGGCATCCCCTTCGCGCTGATCCCGCTGCTGCTGGTGACCCGGGACCGCGCGGTGATGGGGGAGTTCGCCAACCCGCGCTGGCTGACGACGGTGATGACCCTGATCACCACCCTGATCGTCGGCCTGAACTGCTACCTCCTCTACGACCAGTTCATCGGCTGA
- a CDS encoding ion transporter, with product MSTSERVRALVDAPLSQRLIIAVILINAATLGCETSPDLVASYGWLLHSVDQAALAVFTLELAARCYAYGWRFFRDPWNCFDAVIVGIALLPTTAAFGVLRALRILRALRLISVISSMRRVVNALLTAVPGMASIAALLVLILYVGAVIATKLFSAVAPDYFGDLGDSLFTLFQVMTGEAWSEVARTVMTEEPLAWIFFIGYIAITTFTVLNLFIAVAVSAMESQVGRERESSEDSAEGEAVQQLLAEIRQLRAEVRELRTTTTGSTPRT from the coding sequence GTGAGCACGTCTGAACGCGTCCGCGCGCTGGTCGACGCGCCACTTTCCCAACGGCTGATCATCGCGGTCATCCTCATCAACGCCGCCACCCTCGGCTGCGAGACATCCCCCGACCTGGTCGCCTCCTACGGCTGGCTGCTGCACTCGGTGGACCAGGCCGCGCTGGCGGTGTTCACGCTCGAACTTGCCGCCCGCTGCTACGCCTACGGCTGGCGGTTCTTCCGCGACCCGTGGAACTGCTTCGACGCCGTCATCGTCGGCATCGCGCTGCTGCCCACCACCGCAGCCTTCGGCGTCCTGCGGGCCTTGCGCATCCTCCGCGCACTGCGGCTGATCTCGGTGATCTCCAGCATGCGCCGCGTGGTCAACGCGCTGCTGACCGCCGTGCCCGGCATGGCTTCCATCGCCGCCCTGCTGGTGCTGATCCTCTACGTCGGAGCCGTGATCGCCACCAAGCTGTTCAGCGCGGTCGCGCCGGACTACTTCGGCGACCTCGGCGACTCCCTGTTCACCCTGTTCCAGGTGATGACCGGCGAGGCCTGGTCCGAGGTCGCCCGTACCGTGATGACCGAGGAACCCCTCGCCTGGATCTTCTTCATCGGCTACATCGCCATCACGACGTTCACGGTGCTGAACCTCTTCATCGCCGTCGCCGTGTCCGCGATGGAGTCCCAAGTGGGCCGCGAGCGCGAGAGCAGTGAAGACTCCGCCGAGGGCGAAGCGGTCCAACAACTCCTCGCGGAGATCCGCCAACTCCGAGCCGAAGTCCGCGAACTCCGCACCACGACAACCGGATCCACGCCCAGGACCTGA
- a CDS encoding sporulation protein translates to MVFKKLLGALGVGGPSVDTVLHHPHVRPGENLVGEVRITGGKQDVNVEHVALGFVTRTETEHGGRDGHAGVEFHRAVVAGHFALREGENKTIPFELPVPWETPITSVYGQHLAGMTLGVRTELAIAKVANKGDLDPVIVEPLPAQEKVLEAFSQLGFHFKSADLEHGHLRGVRQELPFFQEIEFFPPPQFSGRINEVELTFVAGPHGLDVVLEADKRGGFFAPSQDAFGRFHVTHEEALTTDWAGQIHGWLEQAAERRGGMGHHMGGYDQHQGYGHHPHGYHEEHHRRGSGVGGMVAGAALGAGAGFLGGMVAGEIMEEVFEGDEEEF, encoded by the coding sequence ATGGTCTTCAAGAAGCTCCTGGGCGCGCTCGGTGTCGGCGGCCCGTCGGTGGACACCGTGCTGCACCACCCCCACGTCCGCCCGGGCGAGAACCTCGTCGGCGAGGTCCGCATCACCGGCGGCAAGCAGGACGTCAACGTCGAGCACGTCGCGCTCGGCTTCGTCACCCGCACCGAGACCGAGCACGGCGGCCGCGACGGACACGCCGGGGTGGAGTTCCACCGCGCCGTGGTGGCCGGGCACTTCGCGCTGCGGGAGGGCGAGAACAAGACCATCCCGTTCGAGCTGCCCGTGCCGTGGGAAACGCCGATCACCAGCGTCTACGGCCAGCACTTGGCGGGCATGACGCTCGGCGTGCGCACCGAACTGGCCATCGCCAAGGTCGCGAACAAGGGCGACCTCGACCCGGTCATCGTGGAACCCCTGCCCGCGCAGGAGAAGGTGCTCGAAGCGTTCTCCCAGCTCGGTTTCCACTTCAAGAGCGCCGACCTGGAGCACGGCCACCTGCGCGGCGTCCGCCAGGAACTGCCATTCTTCCAGGAGATCGAGTTCTTCCCGCCGCCGCAGTTCTCTGGGCGCATCAATGAGGTCGAGCTGACCTTCGTCGCCGGCCCGCACGGGCTGGACGTGGTGTTGGAGGCCGACAAGCGCGGCGGGTTCTTCGCCCCGAGCCAGGACGCCTTCGGCCGCTTCCACGTCACCCACGAGGAAGCGCTCACCACCGACTGGGCGGGGCAGATCCACGGCTGGCTCGAGCAGGCCGCCGAACGACGCGGCGGCATGGGCCACCACATGGGCGGCTACGACCAGCACCAGGGCTACGGCCACCACCCGCACGGCTACCACGAAGAGCACCATCGGCGCGGTTCCGGGGTGGGCGGCATGGTCGCCGGCGCCGCGCTCGGCGCCGGCGCCGGATTCCTCGGCGGCATGGTCGCGGGCGAGATCATGGAAGAGGTTTTCGAGGGCGACGAAGAAGAATTCTGA